The Larus michahellis chromosome 16, bLarMic1.1, whole genome shotgun sequence genome has a segment encoding these proteins:
- the TNFRSF14 gene encoding tumor necrosis factor receptor superfamily member 14: MNLIFAMVLVAQLDGVEGVKCGRGEYPVGAECCPMCGAGLRVYKHCTASSSTTCIPCVADTYTDHPNGLERCMDCKLCDKGANLVPEVACTYTKNTVCGCPPGYFCSYFGTEDCELCQHYTVCFPDSMVKVKGTKTTDNVCEACPPGTFSTANMPYNCTSQSTRQEDGLVQGEGRNTPSAAVFIVPVLVVVALLVATASHAYIWQRRRRKSRVPPVQESGGGQQGQALILTTDSRDQTTVPVQETGDDPEETRSE; the protein is encoded by the exons aTGAACCTG ATTTTTGCCATGGTGCTGGTCGCgcagctggacggtgtggagggtGTGAAGTGTGGGCGGGGAGAGTACCCCGTAGGTGCCGAGTGCTGCCCCATGTGTGGTGCCG GACTTCGGGTTTACAAGCATTGCACTGCCAGTTCCAGCACGACATGCATACCGTGTGTTGCGGATACATACACAGATCATCCCAATGGTTTAGAACGCTGCATGGATTGTAAACTGTGTGATAAAG GAGCCAACCTAGTGCCAGAAGTAGCATGTACCTATACGAAGAATACTGTGTGTGGCTGTCCACCTGGGTACTTCTGCAGTTATTTTGGGACTGAAGACTGCGAACTTTGTCAGCACTACACTGTCTGCTTTCCTGACAGTATGGTAAAAGTAAAGG GTACAAAAACCACTGACAATGTGTGTGAAGCCTGTCCTCCTGGAACCTTCTCAACAGCCAACATGCCTTACAATTGTACATCACAGTCCAC ACGTCAGGAGGACGGCCTGGTACAAGGAGAGGGCAGGAATACCCCCTCTGCTGCAGTATTCATTGTTCCTGTTCTTGTAGTAGTAGCCCTGCTAGTTGCTACAGCCAGCCATGCATACATCTggcaaaggaggagaaggaaaagccgtgTGCCAC cGGTGCAGGAATCGGGG GGTGGACAGCAGGGTCAGGCTTTGATACTAACCACGGACAGTCGGGACCAAACAACTGTTCCTGTGCAGGAAACCGGTGATGATCCAGAGGAAACCCGGTCTGAATAG